One Methylosarcina fibrata AML-C10 DNA segment encodes these proteins:
- a CDS encoding glutamate-5-semialdehyde dehydrogenase, whose amino-acid sequence MRSLGESARAAGREISRTDTGKKNRALLAIAEAIAGSEERLIAENRKDMDAGRSRGLDAALLDRLELTPKSLKAMVEGLHQVAALPDPVGEITDLNYRPSGIQVGRMRVPLGVIGIIYESRPNVTVDAAALCLKSGNACILRGGSEAIHSNRAIAACIAQGLEAAGLPVDAVQIVATADRAAVGELITMNEYVDVIVPRGGKSLIERIAGEATIPVIKHLDGVCHVYIDDSADCDKAVRIADNAKTHRYGVCNAMETLLVAEGIASRILPRLAEIYAGKGVELRGCLKTCSLIPGCQRATEEDWHTEYLAPILSIRVVAGIDEAIAHINQYGSAHTDAIVTENYTLARRFLREVDSSSVMVNASTRFADGFEYGLGAEIGISTDKLHARGPVGLTGLTSLKYVVLGDGHVRQ is encoded by the coding sequence ATGCGCAGCCTGGGGGAAAGCGCCCGAGCGGCCGGAAGAGAAATCAGCCGGACCGATACGGGTAAAAAAAACCGGGCTTTGCTGGCCATTGCCGAAGCCATTGCCGGCAGCGAGGAGAGACTGATTGCGGAGAATCGCAAGGACATGGACGCCGGCAGAAGCCGTGGATTGGACGCCGCGCTGCTGGACCGGCTGGAGTTGACCCCGAAAAGCCTGAAGGCGATGGTCGAAGGCTTGCATCAGGTGGCCGCCTTGCCCGATCCGGTCGGAGAGATCACTGATTTGAACTACCGGCCCAGCGGTATTCAAGTCGGCCGGATGCGCGTGCCTCTGGGCGTCATCGGCATCATATACGAGTCGCGCCCCAACGTTACCGTCGATGCCGCGGCCTTGTGCCTGAAATCCGGCAATGCCTGCATTTTACGAGGCGGCTCCGAAGCCATCCATTCCAACCGGGCGATTGCCGCCTGCATCGCGCAAGGACTGGAAGCGGCCGGATTGCCGGTCGACGCCGTGCAGATTGTGGCGACGGCGGACCGAGCCGCGGTCGGCGAGCTGATTACCATGAATGAGTATGTCGACGTCATCGTACCGCGCGGCGGTAAAAGCCTGATCGAGCGCATTGCCGGGGAGGCGACGATTCCGGTCATCAAGCATCTGGACGGCGTCTGTCATGTCTATATCGACGACTCGGCCGATTGCGACAAGGCCGTCCGCATCGCCGACAATGCCAAAACCCATCGCTATGGCGTTTGCAATGCGATGGAAACCCTGCTGGTCGCCGAAGGGATCGCGAGCAGGATTTTGCCGCGGCTGGCCGAAATTTACGCAGGCAAAGGGGTGGAGCTTCGAGGTTGCCTGAAAACCTGTTCGTTGATTCCCGGTTGTCAAAGAGCCACGGAAGAGGACTGGCATACCGAATATCTGGCGCCGATCCTCTCGATCCGGGTCGTTGCCGGCATCGACGAAGCCATCGCGCACATCAATCAATACGGTTCGGCCCATACCGACGCCATTGTGACGGAAAATTACACGCTGGCGCGCCGCTTTCTCAGGGAAGTGGATTCGAGTTCGGTAATGGTCAATGCCTCGACGCGTTTCGCCGACGGTTTCGAGTACGGTCTGGGCGCCGAAATCGGCATCAGCACCGACAAGCTGCATGCGCGGGGGCCGGTCGGTTTGACAGGATTGACCTCGCTGAAGTACGTCGTCCTGGGCGACGGTCACGTCCGGCAGTAA
- the nudE gene encoding ADP compounds hydrolase NudE translates to MAEKPIILNKTTVAKSRLFHIESLVIEFSNGEQRNYERLIRGNAGGGAVLVVPMMDPETVLLIREYSAGVHRYELGLPKGKTDPGESFLEAANRELKEEIGFGARKLHHLSSFSIAPSYLEHMTEIIVAEDLYAEKLPGDEPEELEVVPWKISRINELIATGECTEARSIAALFMTLEYFKALLG, encoded by the coding sequence GTGGCTGAAAAACCGATCATTCTCAACAAAACCACCGTTGCCAAGAGCCGGCTATTTCATATCGAATCGCTCGTCATTGAGTTCAGCAACGGCGAGCAGCGGAATTACGAACGGCTGATCCGGGGCAATGCCGGCGGCGGAGCCGTGCTGGTCGTGCCGATGATGGACCCGGAAACCGTGTTGCTGATCCGCGAATATTCCGCCGGCGTGCACCGCTACGAACTGGGCTTGCCGAAAGGCAAAACCGACCCCGGCGAGTCGTTCCTCGAAGCCGCCAACCGCGAGCTGAAGGAGGAAATCGGCTTCGGCGCCCGCAAACTGCACCATCTCAGTTCCTTCTCGATCGCTCCTTCCTATCTCGAGCACATGACCGAGATCATCGTCGCCGAAGACCTGTACGCCGAAAAACTGCCTGGCGACGAGCCGGAAGAACTCGAAGTCGTTCCCTGGAAAATAAGCCGGATCAACGAACTGATCGCGACCGGCGAATGCACCGAGGCACGCTCGATTGCCGCTTTGTTCATGACTCTGGAATATTTCAAGGCGCTGTTGGGATAG
- the yrfG gene encoding GMP/IMP nucleotidase, which translates to MIDWNKIDTVLLDMDGTLLDLNFDNHFWKEFVPLKYAERHGLSLGAAKEQLEPRFKSMEGKLEWYCLDYWSRALALDIAGLKAEISGLIAVLPHVVEFLEKIRRSPKQVLLVTNAYRHSLGLKMEKTCLQPFFDGIFSSHDFGLPKEHPGFWPLLQEKHPFDKHGALLIDDSLAVLHAARQFGIRHLVSVSRSDTRLPKKVIIDYPAIEDFRELMTGL; encoded by the coding sequence ATCATCGATTGGAATAAAATTGACACCGTTTTACTGGACATGGACGGCACTTTGCTGGACTTGAATTTCGACAATCATTTCTGGAAAGAGTTTGTACCGCTGAAATATGCGGAACGGCACGGTCTTTCTCTCGGCGCCGCCAAGGAACAACTGGAACCCCGCTTCAAAAGCATGGAAGGAAAGTTGGAATGGTACTGCCTTGACTACTGGAGCCGGGCGCTGGCTCTGGATATCGCCGGCCTGAAAGCGGAGATTTCGGGACTGATCGCGGTTCTGCCGCACGTCGTCGAGTTTCTTGAAAAGATCAGGCGATCGCCGAAACAGGTGCTGCTGGTCACCAATGCGTACCGGCACAGTTTGGGCCTGAAGATGGAAAAAACCTGTCTGCAGCCGTTTTTCGACGGAATTTTCAGCTCCCACGACTTCGGCCTGCCGAAGGAACATCCGGGATTCTGGCCTTTGCTGCAAGAAAAACACCCTTTCGACAAACACGGTGCGCTGCTGATCGACGACAGCCTGGCGGTGCTTCATGCCGCCCGGCAATTCGGCATTCGGCATCTGGTTTCGGTCAGCCGATCGGACACGCGGCTACCCAAAAAGGTAATTATCGATTATCCGGCTATTGAGGACTTCCGAGAACTGATGACGGGGCTCTAG
- a CDS encoding DEAD/DEAH box helicase, with product MNTTHLTETRFSNLELSDSILTGLTQAGFKYCTPIQDRALPLLLRDKDIAGQAQTGTGKTATFLLATFQRLVNDVEGAGEEEEASEADVKKPKPPAGSGRNRNPRAIILAPTRELAIQIHKDALQLSKPLNLRFALIYGGTDYQKQLDRIKSNVDVIIGTPGRIIDFYRQNAFTLDHIQVSVLDEADRMFDLGFIKDIRYLFRRMPPPETRLNMLFSATLSYKVTELAYEHMNNPVLIRIEAEAVTSKAIRQSAFCPSNEQKIPLLLGILNQYQPQRSIIFVNTKKCAEQLDDVLNVNGYKTAALSGDVPQEKRQRILNDFQENNITLLIATDVAARGLHIPDVSHVINYDLPQDVEDYVHRIGRTARFGASGEAISFICEEYAYSMPDIEEYIGEKIPVKPVARELLAEAVVPERKPEKPRGEFQRKRSKPGRNRKPRAPSSVLGSPQ from the coding sequence ATGAATACGACACATTTAACCGAAACCCGTTTCAGCAATCTGGAATTGTCCGATTCAATCCTGACCGGTTTGACTCAGGCCGGATTCAAGTACTGTACTCCGATTCAGGATAGAGCATTGCCCTTGCTGTTGCGCGACAAGGACATTGCCGGCCAGGCGCAGACCGGCACCGGCAAGACCGCTACGTTTCTGCTGGCCACTTTTCAGCGCCTGGTCAATGACGTCGAAGGCGCCGGCGAGGAAGAGGAAGCTTCCGAAGCCGATGTGAAAAAGCCCAAGCCTCCTGCCGGAAGCGGCAGGAACAGAAACCCGCGGGCGATCATTCTGGCGCCGACCCGTGAGCTTGCCATTCAGATCCATAAGGACGCCTTGCAGCTCAGCAAGCCTCTTAATCTCAGGTTCGCTTTGATTTACGGCGGCACCGACTATCAAAAACAACTGGATCGAATCAAATCGAACGTCGACGTCATCATCGGCACGCCGGGGCGCATCATCGATTTTTACCGGCAGAACGCCTTTACCCTGGATCACATCCAGGTCAGCGTTCTCGATGAAGCCGATCGCATGTTCGATTTGGGCTTCATCAAGGACATCCGTTATCTGTTTCGGCGCATGCCGCCGCCGGAAACGCGGCTGAACATGCTGTTTTCGGCGACCTTGTCCTATAAGGTTACGGAACTGGCCTATGAACACATGAACAATCCGGTGCTGATTCGCATCGAGGCCGAGGCGGTGACTTCCAAAGCCATCCGGCAAAGCGCCTTTTGCCCGTCCAACGAGCAGAAAATACCGTTGTTGCTCGGCATATTGAATCAATATCAGCCCCAGCGCAGCATTATTTTTGTCAACACCAAAAAATGCGCGGAACAACTGGACGACGTCCTCAACGTCAACGGTTATAAAACGGCCGCTTTAAGCGGCGACGTGCCGCAGGAAAAACGTCAGCGGATTCTCAACGATTTTCAGGAAAACAACATTACCCTGCTGATTGCAACCGACGTCGCGGCCCGCGGGCTGCACATTCCCGACGTTTCCCACGTGATCAATTACGATCTGCCGCAGGACGTGGAGGATTACGTGCACCGGATCGGGCGCACCGCGCGCTTTGGCGCGAGCGGCGAAGCGATCAGCTTTATCTGCGAGGAATACGCCTATTCGATGCCCGACATAGAAGAATACATCGGGGAAAAAATACCGGTCAAGCCGGTGGCCAGGGAGCTGTTGGCCGAGGCGGTCGTCCCCGAGAGAAAGCCCGAAAAGCCCCGCGGCGAGTTTCAGCGCAAGCGTTCGAAGCCGGGTAGAAACCGCAAGCCTAGAGCCCCGTCATCAGTTCTCGGAAGTCCTCAATAG
- the trxA gene encoding thioredoxin TrxA, protein MSDSVLHVSDSEFNEKVIKASGPVLVDYWAEWCGPCKMIAPVLDEIAKDYAGKLTVVKLNIDENPKTPQHYGVRGIPTLMLFKDGEVEATKVGALTKSQLASFLDSNI, encoded by the coding sequence GTGAGCGACTCAGTCCTTCATGTGAGTGATAGCGAATTTAACGAAAAAGTTATTAAAGCTAGCGGTCCTGTTCTGGTTGATTACTGGGCTGAATGGTGCGGTCCTTGCAAAATGATTGCCCCGGTTCTGGATGAAATAGCTAAAGATTATGCGGGCAAATTGACCGTCGTTAAATTGAACATTGACGAGAATCCCAAAACCCCCCAGCATTATGGCGTACGCGGAATTCCCACGCTGATGCTGTTCAAGGACGGCGAAGTGGAAGCGACCAAAGTTGGCGCTTTAACCAAATCCCAACTCGCTTCATTTCTTGACAGCAATATTTAA
- the rho gene encoding transcription termination factor Rho, translating into MNLTELKLKQISEVIEIAESLGLENVARSRKQDLIFAILKKQAKAGDDIYGDGVLEILQDGFGFLRTPGCSYLAGPDDIYVSPSQIRRFSLKTGDTISGKIRPPKDNERYFAMLKVEQINFEPPENTKNKIYFSNLTPLFAKERFVLEQGNGTSEDLTGRIIDLIAPIGKGQRGLIVSPPKAGKTMILQSLAQAIADKNPECYLIVLLIDERPEEVTEMERCVRGEVISSTFDEPATRHVQVAEMVIEKARRLVEHKHDVVILLDSITRLARAYNTVVPSSGKILTGGVDANALEKPKRFFGAARNIEEGGSLTIIATALIDTGSRMDEVIYEEFKGTGNMELHLDRKIAEKRIYPAININRSGTRREEYLVDPDTLQKTWILRKILQPMDETAASEFLIGKLKDFKTNAEFFESMKR; encoded by the coding sequence ATGAATCTAACCGAGTTAAAACTAAAACAAATCAGTGAAGTTATAGAAATAGCCGAGTCCCTGGGACTTGAAAACGTTGCCCGCTCACGAAAGCAGGATTTGATTTTCGCTATTTTGAAAAAGCAGGCAAAAGCCGGGGATGACATCTACGGTGACGGCGTTCTGGAAATTTTGCAAGACGGTTTTGGTTTTTTGCGTACTCCGGGCTGTTCTTATCTGGCAGGACCCGACGATATTTATGTATCGCCCAGCCAGATCAGACGGTTTTCATTGAAGACCGGCGACACCATCAGCGGCAAGATCCGGCCGCCGAAGGATAATGAGCGCTATTTCGCCATGCTCAAGGTGGAGCAGATCAATTTCGAGCCTCCGGAAAACACCAAAAACAAAATTTATTTCTCCAATCTCACCCCGCTGTTTGCCAAGGAGCGTTTTGTGCTCGAACAAGGCAACGGCACCAGCGAAGATTTGACCGGGCGCATCATCGATTTGATCGCTCCCATCGGCAAGGGCCAGCGCGGCTTGATCGTGTCCCCGCCGAAAGCCGGTAAAACCATGATCCTGCAAAGCCTGGCCCAGGCGATTGCCGACAAGAATCCCGAATGTTACCTGATCGTTCTACTGATCGACGAACGTCCGGAAGAAGTGACCGAAATGGAGCGTTGCGTGCGCGGCGAAGTGATCTCCAGCACGTTCGACGAACCGGCGACCCGCCATGTTCAAGTGGCGGAAATGGTCATCGAAAAAGCCCGCCGTCTGGTCGAGCATAAACACGACGTGGTCATTTTGTTAGACTCGATTACCCGTCTGGCCCGGGCCTACAACACCGTCGTGCCTTCTTCCGGCAAAATCCTTACCGGCGGCGTCGACGCCAATGCCCTGGAAAAACCCAAACGCTTTTTCGGCGCGGCGCGAAACATCGAAGAAGGGGGCAGCCTGACCATCATCGCCACCGCGCTGATCGATACCGGTTCGAGAATGGATGAAGTCATCTACGAAGAGTTCAAGGGCACCGGCAACATGGAATTGCATCTCGACCGCAAGATTGCCGAAAAGCGGATTTATCCGGCCATTAACATCAATCGCTCCGGCACCCGCCGGGAAGAATACCTGGTTGATCCCGACACGCTGCAAAAAACCTGGATTCTGCGCAAAATACTGCAACCGATGGATGAAACCGCCGCCTCCGAATTCCTGATCGGCAAGCTGAAAGACTTCAAGACGAACGCCGAATTTTTCGAATCGATGAAGCGTTAA
- a CDS encoding undecaprenyl-diphosphate phosphatase produces MADPASLLHAIILGIVEGLTEFLPVSSTGHLILTGQLLGFNDEKGKVFEIAIQFAAILAVVWEYRVRLWQTLLGITSDPPSQRLAVNLTVSFLPAAVLGFLFLKQIKTYLFNPVVVASAFIVGGLLIIWAERRQHVIRAESIDDMTWRDALKVGFAQALSMIPGTSRSGATIIGGLFFGLSRRAATEFSFFLAIPTMFAATSYDVYKHRDLFSVDDLDLFVVGGIVSFFSAFLAVRGLLRFISRHDFTVFAWYRIAFGLLVLLSARMGWVDWGNQ; encoded by the coding sequence ATGGCCGATCCCGCCTCCTTGCTTCATGCGATCATCCTCGGCATTGTCGAGGGCTTGACCGAATTTTTACCCGTTTCTTCCACCGGACACCTGATCCTGACAGGACAATTGCTGGGCTTTAACGATGAAAAAGGCAAGGTCTTTGAAATCGCCATTCAGTTTGCGGCGATTCTGGCCGTCGTTTGGGAGTACCGAGTCCGGCTGTGGCAGACTCTGCTGGGCATAACCTCCGACCCGCCGTCGCAGCGGCTGGCGGTTAATCTGACCGTATCCTTTCTGCCCGCCGCGGTGCTGGGCTTTCTCTTTTTGAAACAGATCAAAACCTATTTGTTCAATCCCGTGGTCGTGGCATCGGCGTTCATCGTCGGCGGCCTGCTGATCATTTGGGCCGAGCGCAGGCAGCACGTCATCCGTGCCGAATCGATCGACGACATGACCTGGAGGGATGCCTTGAAGGTGGGCTTCGCCCAGGCCTTGTCGATGATACCCGGCACATCGCGCTCCGGCGCGACCATTATCGGCGGACTGTTTTTCGGACTGTCCCGCCGCGCCGCCACCGAATTCTCCTTTTTCCTGGCCATCCCGACAATGTTCGCGGCCACGTCCTACGATGTTTACAAGCATCGCGACCTGTTCAGCGTCGACGACCTCGACCTGTTCGTCGTCGGCGGCATCGTCTCCTTCTTCAGCGCTTTTCTGGCGGTGCGCGGACTGCTCCGCTTCATCAGCCGCCACGACTTCACCGTGTTTGCCTGGTATCGCATCGCTTTCGGCCTGCTGGTGCTGCTTTCGGCCCGGATGGGCTGGGTGGACTGGGGCAATCAGTAG
- the amrS gene encoding AmmeMemoRadiSam system radical SAM enzyme yields MTDFITYDTVKTKYWHVLNDGRIQCDVCPRFCKLHEGQRGLCFVRQNLNNEIVMTSYGRSSGFAIDPIEKKPLNHFLPGSSVFSFGTAGCNLACKFCQNWDISKSREMDTLMSKASPEAIAQAAREHGCRSVAYTYNDPVVFHEYAIDTAKACRSLGLKSVAVSAGYVCEEPRTEFYQWMDAANIDLKAFTEHFYHLITGGHLQPVLDTLKYIKHETSVWLELTTLLIPEANDSEKELEEMTQWVVENLGPDVPMHFTAFHPDWKMLDKPRTPKSTLVKAREIALKNGVRYAYVGNVHDRTGGSTYCHRCGQLLIGRDWYELLEWHTDASGECPSCGEKCAGVFEDKPGHWGAKRQSVALG; encoded by the coding sequence ATGACCGATTTTATAACTTACGATACGGTAAAAACCAAGTACTGGCACGTGCTGAACGATGGCCGGATTCAATGCGACGTATGTCCGCGCTTCTGTAAATTGCACGAAGGCCAGCGGGGGCTCTGCTTCGTCAGGCAGAACCTCAATAACGAAATCGTCATGACCAGTTACGGCCGTTCCAGCGGCTTTGCCATCGATCCCATCGAAAAGAAACCGCTCAATCATTTTTTACCGGGCAGCTCGGTGTTCTCTTTCGGCACCGCCGGCTGCAACCTGGCCTGCAAATTCTGCCAGAACTGGGACATCAGCAAATCACGGGAAATGGATACCCTGATGAGCAAGGCGTCGCCCGAGGCCATTGCCCAGGCGGCGCGCGAACACGGCTGCCGGAGCGTCGCCTATACCTATAACGATCCGGTCGTTTTTCACGAATATGCGATCGACACGGCCAAGGCCTGCCGAAGTCTCGGTCTGAAGTCGGTGGCGGTATCGGCCGGTTATGTCTGCGAAGAACCCAGGACTGAATTTTATCAGTGGATGGACGCGGCCAATATCGATTTAAAAGCCTTCACGGAGCATTTTTATCATCTGATCACCGGCGGGCATTTGCAGCCCGTCCTGGACACCCTGAAATACATCAAGCACGAAACTTCGGTCTGGCTGGAACTGACGACCCTGCTGATCCCGGAGGCAAACGATTCGGAAAAGGAACTGGAAGAGATGACGCAGTGGGTGGTGGAAAACCTGGGACCGGACGTGCCGATGCATTTTACCGCCTTTCACCCCGACTGGAAAATGCTCGACAAGCCGAGAACGCCGAAGTCCACCCTGGTGAAGGCCAGAGAGATCGCCTTGAAAAACGGCGTGCGCTACGCCTACGTCGGCAACGTGCACGACAGGACGGGAGGAAGCACCTATTGCCACCGTTGCGGGCAATTGTTGATCGGCCGTGACTGGTACGAACTGCTGGAGTGGCATACCGATGCATCCGGAGAGTGCCCTTCCTGCGGCGAGAAGTGCGCCGGGGTGTTCGAGGACAAGCCGGGCCACTGGGGCGCTAAACGGCAGTCGGTGGCTTTGGGTTAG
- the amrB gene encoding AmmeMemoRadiSam system protein B produces the protein MNRQPAVAGTFYPDNPRELHQILDEYLNDAETSRKVPKAIIAPHAGYIYSGPVAATAYARLIKAHDVINRVVLIGPSHRVGFSGLAVSKAQNFITPLGSVPVDQDAVRILMQLPFVQCLEQAHTFEHSLEVQLPFLQETLDSFKIVPIVAGDATAEQVSQVLKVLWGGEETLIVISSDLSHYHDYATCQKLDKATTDLIENLQYEKLAPDFACGMVPVSGLLKLAGEKSLTVRNIDLRNSGDTAGDKRRVVGYGAYVVD, from the coding sequence ATGAATAGACAACCCGCAGTAGCTGGAACTTTCTATCCGGACAATCCCCGCGAACTTCACCAAATCCTGGACGAATATTTGAATGATGCCGAAACCTCGAGAAAAGTTCCCAAAGCCATCATTGCGCCTCACGCCGGCTATATTTATTCGGGGCCGGTAGCCGCGACGGCTTATGCCCGGCTGATCAAGGCGCACGACGTGATCAATCGCGTGGTCCTGATCGGCCCGTCGCACCGGGTCGGATTTAGCGGACTGGCGGTGAGTAAAGCGCAAAACTTCATTACGCCCCTCGGCAGCGTTCCGGTCGATCAGGACGCGGTCCGCATCCTGATGCAACTGCCGTTCGTGCAATGCCTCGAACAGGCCCATACCTTCGAGCACAGCCTGGAAGTGCAACTGCCGTTTTTGCAGGAAACGCTGGACAGCTTCAAAATCGTGCCCATCGTCGCCGGCGATGCGACCGCCGAACAGGTGAGCCAGGTTCTGAAAGTATTATGGGGAGGAGAGGAAACGCTGATCGTCATCAGTTCGGATTTAAGCCATTACCACGACTACGCAACCTGCCAGAAACTGGATAAAGCCACCACCGATCTGATCGAGAATCTGCAATACGAAAAACTAGCCCCCGATTTCGCCTGCGGCATGGTTCCCGTCAGTGGCTTATTGAAACTGGCCGGCGAAAAATCCTTGACCGTCAGAAACATCGATCTGCGCAACTCCGGCGATACGGCGGGCGACAAACGGCGGGTGGTGGGCTATGGCGCCTACGTCGTTGACTAA
- the amrA gene encoding AmmeMemoRadiSam system protein A, whose amino-acid sequence MAPTSLTKLQRQQLLELAKNSIRHGLRTGRPPAVDPTDFSSELAELRATFVTLHKNRQLRGCIGLLKAARPLAVDVSENAFAAAFKDPRFPPVETSEFNELDIHISILTPAEPLPFASEQDLIEHLQPGVDGLILEEGNRRGTFLPSVWQSLPKPRDFLRQLKQKAGLPEDYWSDRIRVFRYRTEEFGET is encoded by the coding sequence ATGGCGCCTACGTCGTTGACTAAGCTTCAGCGCCAGCAACTTTTGGAACTGGCGAAAAATTCGATCCGCCACGGTTTGCGCACCGGCCGGCCGCCGGCGGTCGATCCGACCGACTTTTCCTCCGAATTGGCCGAACTTCGCGCCACTTTCGTCACTCTCCATAAAAACCGCCAATTGCGGGGCTGCATCGGTCTATTGAAAGCGGCTCGGCCGTTGGCGGTCGACGTCTCCGAGAACGCCTTTGCCGCCGCCTTCAAGGACCCCCGCTTTCCTCCGGTCGAGACAAGCGAGTTCAACGAATTGGACATTCATATTTCCATCCTCACCCCGGCCGAACCCCTACCCTTTGCATCCGAGCAGGATCTGATCGAACATCTGCAGCCGGGCGTCGACGGCCTGATTCTGGAAGAAGGCAATCGCCGCGGCACTTTCCTGCCTTCGGTCTGGCAATCGCTGCCGAAACCTCGGGATTTTCTCCGACAGTTGAAACAAAAAGCCGGCTTGCCGGAAGATTACTGGTCCGATCGGATACGGGTGTTCCGTTACCGCACCGAAGAATTCGGCGAAACCTGA
- a CDS encoding alkaline phosphatase PhoX: MKKNLLSLAIGLAAAGPAAAAPDFGVKVQDYLLAHARQYFGFLKPLLDSETTGVPRAPEQTAASLIKLAPGLKADIVSRKIADSSDMIAFWPNDVHPTHIVSCVEAGNSQIGTYDGTVPKLEPSVQTIELATGEVRTILRGMISCDGIRRTPWNTIVVTEETDDGGLYEILNPLTTTEQTLAARGESNTTDSSGNAVTGQIEYRGAVGKLAWEGLDLTAGGVVYYGDEERPGSGGPDADGGSLFKFVPNAQWDGTTPVASLSQSPLVAGNVYAYQASCQPRTSGSFPQFGQGCEIGEGAWVKVDPANLRTSAGANSATGFYRPEDGHFDPSYTGDGVRFCWTNTGNSSAQNHGEVMCLIDTNPAGTGEKTVDDPEVNAHGLTYLADSGEDKGFAVATANRAVEGDEELNQPDNLAFQPVTGNMYVIEDNPFGDIWACLPDGADRDLKSDGCVRVLSVRDSSAEPTGFIFTGDGKTAYVHIQHSDDAGCIDGSDCALFDDYPTDDLIRITGFKIK; the protein is encoded by the coding sequence ATGAAAAAAAACTTACTTTCTTTGGCTATCGGTCTGGCGGCAGCGGGACCTGCGGCGGCCGCCCCTGATTTCGGAGTCAAAGTTCAGGATTATTTACTGGCCCACGCCAGGCAATATTTCGGTTTTCTGAAGCCGTTGCTCGATTCCGAAACCACCGGCGTGCCGAGAGCGCCCGAGCAAACGGCAGCGAGTCTGATCAAGCTGGCGCCCGGTCTGAAAGCCGACATCGTGAGCCGCAAGATAGCCGACAGCTCCGACATGATCGCTTTCTGGCCTAACGACGTCCATCCGACGCATATCGTCAGTTGTGTCGAAGCCGGCAATTCTCAAATCGGGACTTATGACGGCACCGTGCCCAAGCTGGAGCCTTCCGTGCAAACGATCGAACTCGCCACCGGCGAAGTGCGCACGATCCTGAGAGGCATGATCAGTTGCGACGGCATCCGGCGCACGCCCTGGAACACGATTGTCGTGACCGAAGAAACGGATGACGGCGGTCTCTACGAGATCCTGAACCCTCTGACCACGACCGAGCAAACACTCGCGGCTCGGGGCGAAAGCAACACGACCGACAGCTCGGGCAATGCGGTGACCGGACAGATCGAATACCGCGGCGCCGTCGGGAAACTGGCCTGGGAAGGACTCGACCTGACCGCCGGCGGCGTTGTCTATTACGGCGATGAAGAGCGCCCCGGATCGGGCGGCCCCGATGCCGACGGCGGCAGCCTGTTCAAATTTGTGCCCAATGCGCAGTGGGACGGCACCACGCCCGTCGCCAGCTTGAGTCAGTCACCGTTGGTGGCAGGCAACGTTTACGCCTATCAGGCTTCCTGCCAGCCGAGAACCAGCGGCAGTTTTCCGCAATTCGGCCAGGGTTGTGAAATCGGCGAAGGCGCCTGGGTGAAAGTGGATCCGGCCAACTTGCGTACGTCGGCCGGCGCCAACTCCGCAACCGGATTTTACCGCCCCGAAGACGGGCATTTCGATCCATCCTACACCGGCGACGGCGTTCGATTCTGCTGGACCAATACCGGCAACAGCAGCGCTCAAAATCACGGCGAAGTGATGTGCCTGATCGATACGAATCCCGCAGGCACCGGCGAAAAAACGGTCGATGATCCGGAAGTCAACGCCCACGGCCTGACTTATCTGGCCGATAGCGGAGAAGACAAAGGATTTGCCGTGGCCACGGCAAACCGCGCCGTCGAAGGCGACGAAGAGCTCAATCAACCCGACAACCTGGCGTTCCAGCCGGTCACGGGCAATATGTACGTGATTGAAGACAATCCTTTCGGCGACATCTGGGCCTGCCTGCCGGACGGCGCCGACCGCGACCTCAAGTCGGACGGCTGCGTGAGGGTTCTGTCGGTCAGGGACAGCAGCGCCGAACCTACAGGCTTCATTTTTACCGGCGACGGCAAAACCGCTTACGTCCACATCCAGCACAGCGACGATGCCGGCTGTATCGACGGCAGCGACTGCGCCCTATTCGACGATTATCCGACCGACGATCTGATCCGGATCACCGGCTTCAAAATCAAATAA